A genome region from Streptomyces sp. NBC_01296 includes the following:
- the meaB gene encoding methylmalonyl Co-A mutase-associated GTPase MeaB yields the protein MPPKIDIEAYAKGVLDGKRAFIARAITLVESTLPAHRALAQGLLTELLPHSGRARRIGISGVPGVGKSTFIDAFGTMLTGLGHRVAVLAVDPSSTRTGGSILGDKTRMERLAVDSSAFVRPSPSAGTLGGVAKATRESMIVMEAAGYDVVLVETVGVGQSETTVAGMVDSFLLLSLARTGDQLQGIKKGVLELADVLAVNKADGPHERDAKAAARELSGALRLMHPADAAWTPPVLTCSARESAGLDEVWNRLEQHRRLLDAGGRLAAKRAAQQVEWTWSMVRDELLERLRGNPSVRELAPGLEAAVRAGTVTPTSAADRILSAFGNSGPAGV from the coding sequence ATGCCTCCGAAGATCGACATCGAGGCCTACGCGAAGGGGGTGCTCGACGGGAAGCGCGCGTTCATCGCGCGCGCGATCACGCTCGTCGAGTCCACCCTGCCCGCTCACCGGGCGCTCGCGCAGGGGCTGTTGACGGAGCTGCTGCCCCACTCGGGGCGGGCCCGCCGGATCGGTATCAGCGGGGTGCCGGGCGTCGGCAAGTCCACGTTCATCGATGCGTTCGGCACGATGCTGACGGGGCTGGGCCACCGGGTCGCGGTCCTGGCCGTGGACCCGTCCTCCACCCGTACGGGCGGCTCGATCCTGGGTGACAAGACCCGGATGGAGCGCCTGGCGGTCGACTCCTCGGCCTTCGTGCGCCCGTCGCCCTCGGCGGGGACGCTGGGCGGGGTCGCCAAGGCCACGCGGGAGTCGATGATCGTGATGGAGGCGGCGGGCTACGACGTCGTCCTCGTCGAGACGGTCGGCGTGGGCCAGTCGGAGACCACGGTCGCGGGCATGGTCGACTCGTTCCTCCTCCTGTCCCTGGCCCGTACGGGGGATCAGCTCCAGGGCATCAAGAAGGGCGTCCTGGAGCTGGCGGACGTCCTCGCGGTGAACAAGGCGGACGGCCCGCACGAGCGCGACGCGAAGGCGGCGGCGAGGGAGCTGTCGGGCGCGCTGCGCCTGATGCACCCCGCCGACGCGGCGTGGACGCCGCCGGTGTTGACGTGCAGCGCGCGGGAGTCCGCGGGTCTGGACGAGGTGTGGAACCGGCTGGAGCAGCACCGGCGGCTGCTGGACGCGGGGGGCCGACTGGCGGCCAAGCGGGCGGCGCAGCAGGTGGAGTGGACCTGGTCGATGGTCCGGGACGAGCTCCTGGAGCGGCTGCGCGGGAACCCGTCCGTACGGGAGCTGGCCCCGGGCCTGGAGGCCGCCGTCCGCGCGGGCACGGTCACCCCCACCTCGGCGGCGGACCGCATCCTGTCGGCGTTCGGCAACTCCGGCCCCGCCGGCGTTTGA
- a CDS encoding asparaginase, with product MGRIVVISTGGTIASRWQGSGFAADADGSEVMATAPLPEDITVEVVDLFSVNSPRLTTAHQLTLLRTVHEVLADPDVDGIVVTHGTDTLEESAFLVDLHHHDARSVVFTGSQRPMGTADGDGPGNLYDALLTAATTRGLGVLIAFGGRVHAARGTVKTQSVALDAFADPSAELLGKIGFGKVTMLRTPQRPEPLPLPAMPELPPRVDMVMHHADGDPVLLNAAVAAGARGIVLIGTGAGNATPEIVDAVKGAVARGVLVALTTRVAAGPVTEIYTHGGAVDLVAAGAVPTGTLRAPQARIAVLSALLASGDAADQVRILQRSVSSAGPALVTA from the coding sequence ATGGGACGGATCGTCGTCATCAGCACCGGTGGGACGATAGCCAGCCGCTGGCAGGGCTCCGGCTTCGCGGCGGACGCCGACGGCAGCGAGGTCATGGCCACCGCGCCGCTGCCCGAGGACATCACCGTCGAGGTGGTGGACCTGTTCAGCGTGAACAGCCCCCGGCTGACCACCGCCCACCAGCTCACCCTGCTGCGCACCGTGCACGAGGTGCTCGCCGACCCGGACGTGGACGGCATCGTCGTCACGCACGGCACCGACACCCTCGAGGAGTCGGCCTTCCTCGTCGACCTCCACCACCACGACGCCCGCTCCGTGGTGTTCACCGGCTCGCAGCGCCCCATGGGCACCGCCGACGGCGACGGACCGGGCAACCTGTACGACGCGCTGCTCACCGCCGCCACCACGCGCGGGCTCGGCGTGCTGATCGCCTTCGGCGGGCGGGTCCACGCGGCCCGCGGCACGGTGAAGACCCAGTCGGTGGCGCTGGACGCGTTCGCCGACCCCTCTGCCGAGCTCCTCGGGAAGATCGGCTTCGGCAAGGTCACCATGCTGCGCACCCCGCAGCGCCCGGAGCCGCTGCCGCTGCCCGCGATGCCGGAGCTGCCGCCGCGGGTGGACATGGTGATGCACCATGCGGACGGCGACCCGGTGCTCCTGAACGCGGCGGTCGCGGCGGGTGCGCGGGGCATCGTCCTGATCGGCACGGGCGCGGGCAACGCCACGCCGGAGATCGTGGACGCGGTGAAGGGAGCCGTGGCGCGGGGCGTGCTGGTGGCGCTGACCACGCGCGTGGCCGCCGGGCCGGTGACGGAGATCTACACCCACGGCGGTGCGGTGGACCTGGTGGCGGCGGGGGCCGTTCCGACGGGCACGCTGCGCGCCCCGCAGGCCCGCATCGCGGTGCTTTCGGCGCTGCTGGCGTCCGGGGACGCGGCGGACCAGGTCCGTATTCTGCAGCGCAGTGTTTCTTCGGCGGGGCCGGCGCTGGTTACTGCCTGA
- a CDS encoding Lrp/AsnC family transcriptional regulator: protein MDSIDRDILRELQADGRLSNQELAARVGLTPSPCMRRVRQLEQDGVIQGYRAVISPEAVGRGFEVLVSVEVRRDRAAVEAFETALQDIPDVIEAYRLFGSPGCLLRIAVADLRAYERLWIEQLTALSGVTEVNSQIIMKRIKEPTGLPVER from the coding sequence ATGGACTCGATTGACCGGGATATCTTGCGCGAGCTCCAGGCAGACGGCCGCCTCAGCAACCAGGAACTCGCCGCGCGCGTGGGCCTGACCCCCTCCCCCTGCATGCGCCGCGTGCGCCAGCTGGAACAGGACGGGGTGATCCAGGGCTACCGCGCCGTGATCTCCCCCGAGGCCGTGGGGCGCGGCTTCGAGGTGCTCGTCTCGGTGGAGGTGCGCCGCGACCGCGCCGCGGTGGAGGCCTTCGAGACCGCCCTCCAGGACATCCCCGACGTCATCGAGGCCTACCGCCTCTTCGGCAGCCCCGGCTGCCTGCTGCGGATCGCCGTCGCGGACCTGCGGGCGTACGAGCGCCTGTGGATCGAGCAGCTGACGGCCCTCTCCGGGGTCACCGAGGTCAACTCGCAGATCATCATGAAGCGCATCAAGGAACCGACCGGCCTGCCCGTCGAGCGCTGA
- a CDS encoding protein kinase domain-containing protein, whose product MEPLGTGDPVRLGPYRLLGVLGAGGMGKVYFGRDEGGRTAAVKVLLPELAHDPNLAQRFVREAHTAQAVTSSGVARVLNAMSEDGNRPWIATEFLTGPTLDDAVRRYGPFGADGVRALAASLAATLREIHAAGLVHRDLKPANIVLTSGGPRVIDFGIARPEHGLTLTTTGQVPATPGYGAPEQVLGRRVGPAADVFSLGAVLAYAASGQRAFDGTHVAAVQYEVVHGEAQLTGVPDELRHLIAPCLAKDPALRPTPEQIAGAFAPPRGADRIWRTGPLAQDIAHRGSEAERQAATVIGQGPGTGPSRRRVLRASLAAGGALAATGGATGAWWLMRGEVLPPPGEAHNAEPLSPLSAQSGTPPNPLWGPLPVAAQSVDGVVTTPLPALDVVVFAAKEGGLAARLTADGKEKWRLPGTTPAAGLVALPGSRFVTGGPGGGLLCFEASTSKRLWTVAADTNRILAADASAVYLVTRDGRLRAVDTATRKVRWTVALEQNSLRAPGSKAAPGARAAAGPDRLVVCGADGTVFAVDTSTGGTIWKVVSQARSAVQPLVVGDAVYLGGRTLNGLNIRTGTELWDPTDAKEPPKEDSGGWGPPVQYGESLWAMDGTAMSQARLSTGLPTAWGSAVHGPLPHVPPVVQARTVFAVEGEGQGVSAYSAFGGKRMWTWSPESRGVWAMAGAGNRLFTVNSWKLTALPVVN is encoded by the coding sequence ATGGAACCTCTCGGCACCGGCGACCCGGTCCGGCTGGGCCCGTACCGACTCCTCGGCGTCCTCGGCGCGGGCGGCATGGGCAAGGTCTACTTCGGGCGGGACGAGGGCGGCCGGACCGCGGCGGTCAAGGTGCTGCTGCCGGAGCTCGCGCACGACCCGAACCTCGCCCAGCGCTTCGTCCGCGAGGCGCACACGGCGCAGGCCGTCACCAGCTCCGGCGTGGCCCGCGTCCTGAACGCGATGAGCGAGGACGGCAACCGGCCCTGGATCGCCACCGAGTTCCTGACCGGGCCCACGCTCGACGACGCCGTGCGCCGGTACGGGCCCTTCGGCGCCGACGGGGTCCGCGCGCTCGCCGCCTCCCTCGCCGCCACCCTGCGCGAGATCCACGCCGCGGGCCTGGTCCACCGCGACCTGAAGCCGGCCAACATCGTGCTCACCTCGGGCGGGCCGCGCGTCATCGACTTCGGCATCGCCCGCCCCGAGCACGGTCTGACGCTCACCACCACCGGCCAGGTCCCGGCCACTCCCGGCTACGGCGCCCCCGAGCAGGTGCTCGGCCGGCGCGTGGGTCCCGCCGCGGACGTCTTCTCGCTGGGCGCGGTGCTCGCGTACGCGGCGAGCGGGCAGCGCGCCTTCGACGGGACGCACGTGGCCGCCGTCCAGTACGAGGTGGTGCACGGCGAGGCCCAACTCACCGGCGTTCCCGACGAGTTGCGGCATCTCATAGCGCCCTGCCTCGCCAAGGACCCCGCGCTGCGCCCGACCCCCGAGCAGATCGCGGGCGCCTTCGCACCGCCGCGCGGAGCGGACCGCATCTGGCGTACGGGGCCGCTCGCCCAGGACATCGCGCACCGCGGGAGCGAGGCCGAGCGGCAGGCCGCCACGGTGATCGGCCAGGGGCCCGGAACCGGCCCCTCCCGCAGACGGGTGCTGCGCGCCTCCCTCGCGGCCGGCGGGGCGCTGGCCGCCACCGGCGGCGCGACGGGCGCCTGGTGGCTGATGCGCGGCGAAGTCCTCCCCCCGCCCGGCGAGGCCCACAACGCGGAGCCCCTGTCCCCGCTCTCCGCACAGTCCGGCACGCCTCCGAACCCCCTGTGGGGGCCGCTGCCGGTGGCGGCGCAGTCGGTGGACGGTGTCGTCACCACCCCGCTCCCGGCGCTCGACGTGGTCGTCTTCGCCGCGAAGGAGGGCGGGTTGGCCGCCCGGCTGACGGCCGACGGCAAGGAGAAGTGGCGGCTGCCCGGCACCACTCCCGCCGCCGGCCTGGTCGCCCTGCCGGGCAGCCGGTTCGTCACCGGCGGTCCCGGCGGGGGGCTGCTGTGCTTCGAAGCCTCCACCAGCAAGCGGCTGTGGACGGTCGCCGCCGACACCAACCGCATCCTGGCCGCGGACGCGTCGGCCGTGTACCTGGTGACCCGGGACGGGCGGCTGCGCGCCGTGGACACCGCCACCCGCAAGGTCCGCTGGACCGTGGCGCTGGAGCAGAACTCCCTGCGGGCGCCCGGCTCGAAGGCCGCGCCCGGCGCACGGGCCGCGGCCGGCCCGGACCGGCTCGTGGTCTGCGGCGCCGACGGCACGGTGTTCGCCGTCGACACCTCGACGGGCGGCACCATCTGGAAGGTCGTCAGTCAGGCGCGGTCCGCCGTGCAGCCGCTCGTCGTGGGGGATGCGGTGTACCTCGGCGGCCGGACCCTGAACGGGCTGAACATCAGGACGGGCACCGAGCTGTGGGACCCGACCGACGCGAAGGAGCCCCCGAAGGAGGACAGCGGCGGCTGGGGGCCGCCGGTCCAGTACGGCGAGTCCCTGTGGGCCATGGACGGTACGGCGATGAGCCAGGCGCGGCTCTCGACCGGACTGCCCACCGCGTGGGGCAGCGCCGTCCACGGCCCCCTGCCGCACGTCCCCCCCGTGGTGCAGGCCCGTACGGTCTTCGCCGTGGAGGGCGAGGGCCAGGGCGTCTCGGCCTACTCCGCCTTCGGCGGCAAGCGGATGTGGACCTGGTCGCCCGAGTCGCGCGGGGTCTGGGCCATGGCCGGCGCCGGGAACCGCCTGTTCACCGTCAACAGCTGGAAGCTGACCGCCCTGCCGGTCGTAAACTGA
- a CDS encoding serine/threonine protein kinase, which yields MERLRQDDPPQIGPFTTLARLDPEAAERSVPERRYLARSADGERTVLVGVPRVGADPSRWAVEAEGARRLRLPRFLDVAEVGGTAGFPWYAAPYTPVLPLPAVLAAHGGPLPEDVVRGLGAALAEGLTAAHAQGVAHAGLSPAAVLVTPGGPVLSCFGAVRAAAPDGVHRAGLPGLDPGCLAPEQASGGAPGPLGDVFALGSVLAYASTGHTVPEQSELPPGLRGLVGACLARDPADRPRSAGELLRGLAAPARVPDPRLPPSPGPATALDGAAHPVVLPGRVVAAFAAQSAWLLAAELPAVQQPFTSPASPASPQKAY from the coding sequence ATGGAACGCCTACGGCAGGACGACCCCCCGCAGATCGGGCCGTTCACGACCCTGGCGCGGCTCGACCCGGAGGCCGCCGAGCGCTCCGTCCCCGAACGCCGGTACCTCGCGCGCAGCGCCGACGGGGAGCGCACCGTCCTCGTCGGCGTACCGCGGGTCGGCGCCGATCCCTCCCGGTGGGCGGTCGAGGCCGAGGGCGCCCGGCGGCTGCGGCTGCCGCGGTTCCTCGACGTCGCCGAGGTCGGCGGCACGGCCGGCTTCCCCTGGTACGCGGCCCCGTACACGCCGGTGCTGCCGCTGCCGGCGGTGCTCGCCGCCCACGGCGGTCCGCTGCCCGAGGACGTCGTACGCGGGCTCGGCGCCGCCCTCGCGGAGGGGCTCACCGCCGCGCACGCCCAGGGGGTGGCGCACGCGGGCCTGTCGCCGGCCGCCGTACTGGTCACCCCCGGCGGGCCGGTGCTGTCGTGCTTCGGCGCGGTGCGGGCCGCCGCTCCCGACGGGGTGCACCGGGCCGGGCTGCCGGGGCTCGACCCGGGCTGCCTGGCTCCGGAACAGGCCTCGGGCGGAGCCCCCGGGCCGCTCGGGGACGTCTTCGCGCTGGGGTCCGTACTGGCCTACGCGTCGACCGGCCACACGGTGCCCGAGCAGAGTGAACTGCCGCCCGGGCTGCGCGGGTTGGTGGGGGCCTGCCTGGCGCGGGATCCCGCGGACCGGCCCCGGTCCGCCGGGGAGCTGCTGCGCGGGCTGGCCGCACCGGCGCGGGTGCCGGACCCGCGGCTGCCGCCCTCCCCCGGGCCTGCCACGGCCCTCGACGGCGCCGCTCACCCGGTCGTCCTGCCGGGCCGCGTCGTCGCCGCGTTCGCCGCCCAGTCGGCGTGGCTGCTCGCCGCCGAACTCCCTGCGGTTCAGCAGCCGTTCACGTCACCCGCGTCACCCGCGTCACCCCAGAAAGCGTACTGA